A window from Methanobrevibacter sp. V74 encodes these proteins:
- a CDS encoding Mur ligase family protein — protein MDGVVKGEAENCDIAIFELPHGTIGLLNKLDLKIGLLTNIAEDHLSEFDGSLEKYQQRKLILEAMSETFISNDSCRSIISKVRNDAIYYALDKDVDFKGIVGDESLTIEYGENKFTAPFNMMSYFFENALAASALALTYGIKKKDIITALTEFRGLPAHMEYVGDYNGRDVILDSAFLYDGMKITLEYFKDDNVILFLDHFDTLSKRDKAEVGKLVGEYVDVIIASGFNEVTQEVEIEAAHEILDAIENPNAIKVAVETIEKAAELTFKYSKPGDIILHMGPLIAYDRLTTVDKIMKGLEEGSRKYE, from the coding sequence ATCGACGGTGTTGTTAAAGGTGAAGCAGAAAATTGTGATATAGCTATTTTTGAACTTCCTCATGGAACTATTGGACTTTTAAATAAATTGGATTTAAAAATAGGTCTTTTAACTAATATTGCTGAGGATCATTTATCTGAGTTTGATGGTTCTCTTGAAAAGTATCAACAACGTAAACTGATTTTAGAGGCGATGAGTGAAACATTTATTTCAAATGATTCTTGTAGGAGCATTATTTCAAAAGTAAGAAATGATGCTATTTACTATGCATTAGATAAGGATGTTGACTTTAAAGGTATTGTTGGAGATGAGTCATTAACTATTGAGTATGGTGAAAATAAATTCACAGCCCCTTTTAATATGATGAGTTATTTCTTTGAAAATGCACTTGCAGCATCAGCTTTGGCTTTAACATATGGTATTAAAAAAAAGGATATTATTACTGCATTAACAGAATTTAGAGGACTGCCTGCTCATATGGAATATGTTGGTGATTATAATGGAAGAGATGTAATTCTAGATTCTGCATTTTTATATGATGGTATGAAAATTACATTAGAATATTTTAAAGACGATAACGTGATTTTATTTTTAGATCACTTTGACACGCTTTCTAAAAGGGATAAAGCCGAAGTTGGCAAGCTAGTAGGAGAATATGTGGATGTTATAATAGCTAGTGGATTTAATGAGGTTACTCAGGAAGTGGAGATTGAAGCAGCACATGAAATATTGGATGCTATTGAAAATCCGAATGCTATAAAAGTTGCTGTAGAAACAATAGAAAAAGCAGCAGAGCTTACTTTTAAATATTCTAAACCAGGAGATATTATTTTACATATGGGTCCACTTATAGCTTATGATAGACTAACTACTGTTGATAAAATTATGAAAGGGCTTGAAGAGGGAAGTAGGAAATATGAATGA
- a CDS encoding DEAD/DEAH box helicase: MTSYIKHPLIKENSIESRLYQQVLAGDVLKKGNTMVVAPTALGKTIVAILVAADRLNKVKNSKVLVLAPSKPLAIQHEASFKEFLMVPCASITGAVKTDERTKRWEESRVVCATPQTVESDLLKGRYDLNNVSLIVFDECHHGVGSYSYVYLASRYVQKSNYNLILALTASPGSDKEKIKEVCENLFIQNIVVKTEEDHDVKPYFNPVEIDWVKVKMSSELEKIKKYVDKALKIRLKALKNMGIIKTVSVNKGDILKARAKIQSEIGRTANPSKESFQAISILSAVINIQHAQGLIETQGIQTFNKYIGRLRKKKTKAAKSLIYDDNFGRAVKLARDAEKHGWEHPKLRKVTEILKKELATSDGQTKLQSKRYEKEDSKSSKIMVFTQYRDTLEMIHQKLEKEGIKSVKFYGQASRDGEKGLTQKEQKEIIKAFKMGEYDVLLSTSVAEEGIDIPAVDLVILYEPVPSEVRMIQRRGRTGRKRTGRVKVLITTGTMDEGYYYSSIYKESRMKNQLIDPVVLAELNESAVERMENEKKIKVIDKPENEKLPLVFADSREGNSKVIRHLSEMEIDVKIQSMAVADYQVSDEVAIERKTAKDFVDSIVDKRLFKQARELSEEFKRPLMILEGDDLYSGMINPNAIRGSIASIALDFGISIIPTRNAQDTAAMIKRIAIREQSGEKVPIQIRTDKKPLSLFEQQLFIIESLPNIGPVNAKNLLEHFGSVSNVINASESELQEVEGIGLKTAKSIRNVIDSKYLYFKNEIKEKRLI; this comes from the coding sequence ATGACTAGTTATATAAAACATCCTTTAATTAAAGAAAACTCTATAGAATCAAGGTTATACCAACAAGTTTTAGCGGGGGATGTTTTAAAAAAAGGAAATACTATGGTTGTTGCACCTACCGCATTAGGTAAAACTATCGTAGCTATTCTAGTTGCAGCAGATAGATTGAATAAAGTTAAAAATTCAAAAGTTCTTGTTTTAGCTCCGAGTAAACCACTAGCAATTCAACACGAAGCTAGTTTTAAAGAATTTTTAATGGTGCCTTGTGCATCAATTACAGGAGCGGTTAAAACTGATGAGAGAACTAAACGGTGGGAAGAATCAAGAGTTGTTTGTGCTACTCCTCAAACTGTTGAATCAGATTTGCTAAAAGGTCGATATGATTTAAATAATGTTTCTTTAATAGTTTTTGATGAATGCCATCATGGAGTAGGTTCTTATTCTTATGTTTATTTGGCATCTAGATATGTTCAAAAATCAAATTATAATTTGATTTTAGCTTTAACTGCTTCTCCAGGTTCTGATAAAGAAAAAATAAAAGAAGTTTGTGAGAATTTATTTATTCAAAATATTGTAGTTAAAACTGAGGAGGATCATGATGTAAAACCATATTTTAATCCAGTTGAAATAGATTGGGTTAAGGTAAAAATGAGCAGTGAACTTGAAAAAATTAAAAAATACGTTGATAAGGCATTAAAAATCCGACTTAAAGCTTTAAAAAATATGGGTATTATTAAAACTGTTTCTGTAAACAAAGGGGATATTTTAAAAGCTAGAGCCAAAATTCAAAGTGAAATTGGAAGAACTGCAAATCCTTCTAAAGAATCTTTTCAAGCAATTTCAATATTAAGTGCTGTTATTAACATTCAACATGCACAAGGCCTTATTGAAACTCAAGGAATCCAAACTTTTAATAAATATATAGGGCGTTTACGTAAAAAGAAAACTAAAGCAGCTAAATCATTAATTTATGATGATAATTTTGGACGTGCTGTTAAACTTGCTCGTGATGCTGAAAAACATGGTTGGGAACATCCAAAACTTAGAAAAGTAACTGAAATTCTTAAAAAAGAGTTGGCTACTAGTGATGGTCAAACTAAATTACAATCTAAACGATACGAAAAAGAAGATTCTAAATCTTCTAAAATTATGGTTTTCACACAATACAGAGATACACTTGAAATGATTCATCAAAAACTAGAAAAAGAAGGAATCAAATCTGTTAAATTTTATGGACAAGCTTCTAGGGATGGGGAAAAAGGATTAACTCAAAAAGAACAAAAAGAAATCATAAAAGCCTTTAAAATGGGCGAATATGATGTTTTATTATCTACAAGTGTAGCTGAAGAAGGTATTGATATTCCTGCAGTTGATTTGGTCATATTATATGAACCGGTTCCTTCTGAAGTTAGGATGATTCAAAGAAGGGGGAGAACTGGACGTAAAAGAACTGGTCGTGTAAAAGTTCTTATAACTACGGGAACAATGGATGAGGGGTATTATTATTCTTCAATTTACAAAGAAAGTAGGATGAAAAATCAATTAATAGATCCTGTTGTTTTAGCCGAACTTAATGAATCTGCAGTTGAAAGAATGGAAAATGAAAAAAAGATTAAAGTCATTGATAAGCCTGAAAATGAAAAATTACCTTTGGTTTTTGCTGATTCAAGAGAAGGTAATTCTAAAGTTATTAGACATTTAAGTGAAATGGAAATTGATGTTAAAATCCAATCAATGGCAGTTGCCGATTATCAGGTAAGTGATGAAGTAGCTATTGAGAGAAAAACTGCTAAAGATTTTGTTGATTCAATTGTTGATAAAAGATTATTCAAACAGGCTCGTGAATTATCCGAAGAGTTTAAACGTCCTTTGATGATTCTTGAAGGCGATGACTTATATTCGGGTATGATTAATCCTAATGCTATTAGAGGTTCTATAGCTTCAATTGCACTTGACTTTGGTATTAGTATTATTCCAACAAGAAACGCTCAGGATACTGCAGCTATGATTAAAAGAATAGCTATTCGTGAACAAAGTGGTGAGAAAGTTCCTATTCAAATAAGAACAGATAAAAAACCACTGAGTTTGTTTGAACAACAGCTATTTATTATAGAATCCCTTCCAAACATTGGGCCTGTTAATGCTAAAAATTTATTGGAGCATTTTGGCTCTGTATCTAATGTTATTAATGCATCTGAAAGTGAACTTCAAGAAGTTGAAGGAATTGGTTTAAAAACAGCTAAAAGTATTAGGAATGTTATTGATTCCAAATATTTATATTTTAAAAATGAAATAAAAGAAAAGCGTCTTATTTAA
- a CDS encoding Mur ligase family protein, giving the protein MNESDFDKNTIFGVIGVCGANNNLIARILCERGFKVIGTDLSQKKDCKFANALNAYDIDVFYGKTPNAFFNKADYIIPPASLPKDSDIFKRINKPILELNDIIEIFKPNKAVFGITGTNGKTTSTTLLKKIAFDNGIVPCEHNLDGMQGNAEFIPILQSRLNADVGILEVGTFGIPGTVGRIVKSSDMCGGLITNITPDHLNDLGSFMDYANVKGEFISELNNRKLIVNGNDPTIIGLLRELNYQGELITFGVDELPDSLGIKECVCGEDIAVKEIISGCGYYYCQCGITTPQFDYVATNVDLTNRTFDLYTPSEKLTVKMGIDGLHNVYNITGVIIAAHEFLKLPFDKILKSVATFTGVKGRMEKVAKINSKNIFIDYAHNPAGVQTVLGEFKKLFGDFTTVITVSSESGLEGDLEIFNSVVKFSKFIVPASSASQKIASEKLKENPKLNDKIFLNHISEFEKKGTLGASENNVRDGIKKALNLDCDMIVAIGEAAIKFKNVIYEL; this is encoded by the coding sequence ATGAATGAGTCTGATTTTGATAAAAACACTATTTTTGGTGTAATTGGTGTTTGTGGAGCAAATAATAATCTAATAGCTAGAATACTTTGTGAAAGAGGTTTCAAAGTTATTGGAACCGATTTGTCTCAAAAAAAAGATTGTAAGTTTGCAAATGCTTTAAATGCATATGATATAGATGTTTTTTATGGTAAAACACCAAATGCATTTTTCAATAAGGCAGATTATATTATTCCACCAGCAAGTTTACCTAAGGATTCTGATATTTTTAAAAGAATAAATAAACCAATTTTAGAATTAAATGACATAATTGAAATATTTAAACCAAACAAAGCAGTTTTTGGAATAACTGGTACTAATGGTAAAACAACATCAACAACATTGCTTAAAAAAATAGCTTTTGATAATGGTATTGTTCCTTGTGAACATAATTTAGATGGAATGCAAGGTAATGCAGAATTTATCCCGATTTTGCAATCAAGATTAAATGCGGATGTGGGAATTTTGGAAGTTGGAACATTCGGAATACCTGGCACAGTTGGCAGAATAGTAAAAAGTTCTGACATGTGCGGTGGTTTGATTACCAATATTACTCCAGATCATTTAAATGACCTGGGAAGTTTTATGGATTATGCAAATGTAAAAGGAGAATTTATATCTGAATTAAATAATCGTAAATTAATAGTAAATGGAAATGATCCAACAATAATTGGACTTTTAAGAGAATTAAATTATCAAGGAGAACTTATTACATTTGGAGTTGATGAACTTCCAGATTCTCTAGGAATTAAAGAATGTGTTTGTGGAGAAGATATTGCCGTTAAAGAAATTATTTCCGGTTGTGGATATTACTACTGCCAATGTGGAATTACAACTCCTCAATTTGATTATGTTGCAACAAATGTTGATTTAACAAACAGGACTTTTGATTTATACACTCCAAGTGAAAAACTAACAGTAAAAATGGGAATCGATGGACTTCACAATGTATATAATATTACTGGAGTTATTATAGCTGCTCATGAATTCTTAAAGTTACCTTTTGATAAAATTTTAAAATCAGTTGCAACTTTCACAGGTGTTAAAGGCAGAATGGAAAAAGTAGCAAAAATAAATTCAAAAAACATTTTCATAGATTATGCTCACAATCCTGCAGGAGTCCAAACAGTTTTAGGGGAATTTAAAAAATTATTCGGGGACTTTACAACAGTTATTACAGTTTCTTCTGAATCAGGTCTTGAAGGAGATTTAGAGATTTTTAATAGTGTAGTTAAATTTTCAAAATTTATTGTTCCAGCATCATCTGCTTCTCAAAAAATTGCAAGTGAAAAATTAAAAGAAAACCCAAAATTAAACGATAAAATATTTTTAAATCATATAAGCGAATTTGAAAAAAAAGGAACTCTTGGAGCTAGCGAAAATAATGTGCGGGATGGAATAAAAAAAGCTTTAAATTTAGATTGTGACATGATTGTAGCTATTGGAGAGGCAGCTATTAAGTTTAAAAATGTTATTTATGAGTTATAA
- a CDS encoding PIN domain-containing protein, giving the protein MMNKIFIDTSFIIPIFKKNDKSRLIIEKNKDILFENECYISNGVLNEVITVVMMKTKNIKLTEKAYYFLNDNFNIINEFEIEKYNDRVFTLFKKYNEKNYKASFIDCSSIIIVNNLDVGLCCFIR; this is encoded by the coding sequence ATGATGAATAAAATATTCATTGATACTTCATTTATCATACCTATTTTTAAAAAGAATGACAAGTCTAGATTAATCATTGAAAAAAATAAAGACATATTATTTGAAAATGAGTGTTATATTAGTAATGGTGTTTTAAATGAAGTAATAACTGTAGTTATGATGAAAACCAAGAATATTAAATTAACTGAAAAAGCTTATTATTTCTTAAATGATAATTTTAATATTATCAATGAATTTGAAATAGAAAAATATAATGATAGGGTTTTTACATTATTTAAAAAATATAATGAAAAAAATTATAAAGCTAGTTTTATTGATTGTTCAAGCATTATTATTGTTAATAACCTTGATGTTGGACTATGTTGTTTCATTAGATAA